A section of the Stenotrophomonas sp. 364 genome encodes:
- a CDS encoding DUF6122 family protein: MSARAIFHLFLHAAVPALLAWMFWRKRFLSAWALLLLGWIIDLDHLLADPIYAPNRCSIGFHPLHTAPAIAVYAGLCVPKKTRLFGIGLIIHIVLDAIDCWWMHQAR; this comes from the coding sequence ATGAGCGCACGCGCGATCTTCCATCTGTTCCTGCATGCCGCCGTGCCGGCGTTGCTGGCGTGGATGTTTTGGCGCAAGCGCTTTCTGTCGGCGTGGGCGCTGCTGTTGCTGGGCTGGATCATCGACCTGGACCACCTGCTGGCCGACCCGATCTACGCCCCGAACCGCTGCAGCATCGGCTTCCATCCCCTGCATACCGCGCCCGCGATTGCGGTCTACGCGGGCCTGTGTGTGCCGAAGAAAACACGGTTGTTCGGCATCGGGCTGATCATCCACATCGTGCTGGACGCCATCGATTGCTGGTGGATGCACCAGGCGCGTTGA
- the speA gene encoding arginine decarboxylase, with protein MTDWSLDQARKTYSIPHWADGYFDVDQAGHMVVRPTGQDGPVVSLPKIVDAAREAGAKLPLLVRFPDILGQRLGKLQAAFAQAQADWEYPGGYTAVYPIKVNQHRGVAGTLASHHGEGFGLEAGSKPELMAVLALSRPGGLIVCNGYKDREYIRLALIGRKLGLQTFIVIEKPSELKLVLEESKALDVKPGLGVRMRLASLGAGKWQNSGGDKAKFGLSPRQLLDLWKSLRDTEYADCLSLLHFHMGSQISNVRDIANGMREATRYFVELSRLGAKITHVDVGGGLGVDYEGTRSRSFCSINYGLNSYASNIVQPLANACEEHGLTPPRIVTECGRAMTAHHAVLIANVSEVEEAQEGRVPDQHDDEPAAIRHLREIHAELDERPAVELFQEAQHFHAEGLSSYALGQIDLPQRARIDDLFYAIAHAVRARLSYDEKSHRPALDELNERLVDKYFVNFSVFESIPDAWAIDQVFPIVPIERLNEQPQRRGIIADMTCDSDGMVKTYVENESLDSSLPLHALNPGESYRIAFFMVGAYQEILGDIHNLFGDTDAVEVLADADGYAITQQRRGDTTDVMLDYVGYSLADLRASYAERVAAAKLSPARAQELSDALEAGLTGYTYLSDEPLV; from the coding sequence ATGACCGATTGGTCCCTCGACCAAGCCCGCAAGACCTACTCGATTCCGCATTGGGCGGATGGCTACTTCGACGTGGATCAGGCAGGACACATGGTGGTGAGACCGACTGGCCAGGACGGCCCGGTGGTGTCCTTGCCCAAGATCGTGGACGCCGCCCGAGAGGCCGGCGCCAAGCTGCCGCTGCTGGTGCGCTTCCCGGACATCCTGGGCCAGCGCCTGGGCAAGCTGCAGGCCGCGTTCGCGCAGGCCCAGGCCGACTGGGAGTACCCGGGCGGCTACACCGCCGTGTACCCGATCAAGGTCAACCAGCACCGTGGCGTGGCCGGCACCCTGGCCAGCCACCACGGCGAGGGCTTCGGCCTGGAAGCGGGCAGCAAGCCCGAGCTGATGGCCGTGCTGGCGCTGTCTCGCCCGGGCGGGCTGATCGTCTGCAATGGCTACAAGGACCGCGAGTACATCCGCCTGGCCCTGATCGGCCGCAAGCTGGGCCTGCAGACCTTCATCGTCATCGAGAAGCCGTCCGAGCTGAAGCTGGTGCTGGAGGAATCCAAGGCGCTGGATGTGAAGCCGGGCCTGGGCGTGCGCATGCGCCTGGCGTCGCTGGGTGCGGGCAAGTGGCAGAACAGCGGCGGCGACAAGGCCAAGTTCGGCCTGTCCCCGCGCCAGCTGCTGGACCTGTGGAAGTCGCTGCGCGACACCGAGTACGCCGACTGCCTGAGCCTGCTGCATTTCCACATGGGCTCGCAGATCTCCAACGTGCGCGACATCGCCAACGGCATGCGCGAAGCCACCCGCTACTTCGTGGAGCTCTCGCGCCTGGGCGCGAAGATCACCCACGTGGATGTCGGCGGCGGCCTGGGCGTGGATTACGAAGGCACCCGCTCGCGCAGCTTCTGCTCGATCAACTACGGGCTCAATTCGTACGCCAGCAACATCGTGCAGCCGCTGGCCAATGCCTGCGAAGAACACGGCCTGACCCCGCCGCGCATCGTTACCGAGTGCGGCCGCGCGATGACCGCGCACCACGCGGTGCTGATTGCCAATGTGTCCGAGGTGGAAGAGGCGCAGGAAGGCCGCGTGCCGGACCAGCACGACGACGAGCCGGCGGCGATCCGCCACCTGCGCGAGATCCATGCCGAGCTGGACGAGCGCCCGGCGGTGGAGCTGTTCCAGGAAGCGCAGCACTTCCATGCCGAAGGCCTGTCCAGCTATGCGCTGGGCCAGATCGACCTGCCGCAGCGCGCCCGCATCGACGACCTGTTCTACGCCATCGCCCATGCGGTGCGTGCGCGCCTGAGCTACGACGAGAAGAGCCACCGGCCGGCGTTGGACGAGTTGAACGAACGCCTGGTGGACAAGTACTTCGTCAACTTCAGCGTGTTCGAGTCGATCCCCGATGCCTGGGCGATCGACCAGGTGTTCCCGATCGTGCCGATCGAGCGCCTGAACGAGCAGCCGCAGCGCCGCGGCATCATTGCCGACATGACCTGCGATTCCGATGGCATGGTCAAGACCTACGTCGAGAACGAGAGCCTGGACAGCTCGCTGCCGCTGCACGCGCTGAACCCGGGCGAGAGCTACCGCATCGCGTTCTTCATGGTGGGCGCGTACCAGGAAATCCTGGGCGACATCCACAACCTGTTCGGCGATACCGACGCGGTGGAAGTGCTGGCCGACGCCGATGGCTACGCGATCACCCAGCAGCGCCGCGGCGACACCACCGACGTGATGCTGGACTACGTGGGCTACAGCCTGGCCGACCTGCGTGCCAGCTATGCCGAACGCGTGGCGGCGGCGAAGCTGTCGCCGGCGCGTGCACAGGAACTGTCCGACGCGCTGGAAGCGGGCCTGACCGGGTACACCTACCTGTCCGACGAGCCGCTGGTCTGA